A single window of Candidatus Rhabdochlamydia oedothoracis DNA harbors:
- the secY gene encoding preprotein translocase subunit SecY yields the protein MAKIAKLLVIPDLRKKIFFTLLMLIACRIGSYIPVPGINGELAVQLFRSTAGGSQNLFQLMDIFSGGAFAQMTVIALGVMPYISSSIIMQLVMALVPTMQREIKENPESGKRKLGRWTRTLTLFLAFFQSGVFGRFAVQLNAGTPGIIASEVMDVQFLGIPWLFYLIIMTTMTTGTILLMWIGEQITEKGIGNGISLIITVGILSSLPSTLGSVIRQLNLDSQEPGQLTFSSLVILSVVFVLIIVGTILIIQGQRKIPLQYARRVVGRHEVQGGGNAYIPLKINYAGVIPVIFASSLLMFPATIGQFIGANSWVGKCANAISPGSWLYMFIFVMLIIFFTYFWTATQFHPEQIASDMKKNGAFIPGIKQGRFTQDYLELTMNRITFAGAIFLSMIAILPTIIGKLLHVDASITYFFGGTSLLILVGVILDTSKQIESHLLMKRYEGFMKRSRLKGI from the coding sequence ATTGCAAAAATAGCTAAATTGCTTGTTATACCTGATCTTAGAAAAAAGATTTTTTTTACTCTTCTTATGTTAATTGCCTGTCGCATAGGTTCTTATATACCTGTGCCAGGTATTAATGGAGAATTAGCTGTGCAGCTTTTTCGTAGCACAGCAGGTGGTAGCCAAAATCTTTTCCAACTAATGGATATATTTTCTGGAGGAGCTTTTGCTCAAATGACTGTGATTGCTTTAGGGGTTATGCCTTACATATCCTCTTCGATCATTATGCAGTTAGTGATGGCGCTTGTTCCTACTATGCAAAGGGAAATTAAAGAAAATCCAGAAAGCGGGAAGCGCAAATTAGGACGCTGGACACGTACTCTTACTTTGTTTTTAGCGTTTTTTCAATCAGGGGTATTTGGAAGATTTGCTGTGCAATTAAATGCAGGAACGCCTGGCATTATTGCAAGCGAGGTTATGGATGTGCAATTTTTAGGAATTCCTTGGTTGTTTTATTTAATTATAATGACAACCATGACCACTGGAACCATTCTTTTGATGTGGATTGGCGAGCAGATTACGGAAAAAGGGATTGGTAATGGAATTAGCTTAATTATTACTGTTGGGATTCTTTCTTCTCTGCCAAGTACTTTGGGTTCTGTAATACGTCAGCTCAATTTAGATTCTCAAGAGCCAGGGCAGCTTACATTTTCTTCATTAGTTATTTTATCTGTTGTTTTTGTTCTTATTATAGTAGGAACTATTTTAATTATTCAGGGTCAAAGAAAGATTCCTCTTCAATATGCTAGACGAGTTGTAGGAAGACATGAAGTGCAAGGGGGGGGGAATGCATATATTCCTTTGAAAATAAACTATGCTGGAGTGATTCCTGTAATTTTTGCCTCTTCATTGTTAATGTTTCCTGCTACGATTGGGCAATTTATAGGCGCTAATTCTTGGGTTGGGAAATGCGCAAATGCTATTTCACCAGGGAGTTGGCTATATATGTTTATCTTTGTAATGCTGATTATTTTTTTCACGTACTTTTGGACGGCAACCCAGTTTCACCCAGAACAAATCGCGTCTGATATGAAAAAGAACGGGGCTTTTATTCCTGGGATTAAGCAAGGAAGATTTACTCAAGATTACTTGGAATTAACGATGAATAGAATTACGTTTGCAGGAGCTATTTTTCTTTCAATGATTGCAATTTTACCAACAATTATTGGAAAGCTACTACACGTGGACGCTAGTATCACATATTTTTTTGGAGGGACTTCTTTGCTCATTCTCGTAGGTGTTATTCTAGACACCTCTAAGCAAATAGAATCCCACTTATTAATGAAACGCTATGAAGGGTTTATGAAGAGAAGTCGGCTAAAAGGAATATAG
- the rpsM gene encoding 30S ribosomal protein S13 yields MPRVIGVDIPDNKRLEISLTYVYGVGRETSKGICKELGLDPNMRAHRLTQDEIAKINAKLQSDYIVEGDLRRQVQGNIKRLISIHCYRGMRHRLGLPVRGQRTRSNARTRKGKRKTVANKKK; encoded by the coding sequence ATGCCTAGAGTAATTGGAGTCGATATCCCAGATAACAAGCGGCTAGAAATTAGCTTGACGTATGTTTATGGTGTTGGTCGCGAGACATCAAAAGGAATTTGCAAGGAACTAGGACTAGATCCTAATATGAGAGCACATCGTTTAACACAAGATGAAATTGCAAAAATTAATGCTAAATTGCAATCCGACTACATAGTTGAAGGGGATCTTCGTCGCCAAGTTCAAGGAAATATTAAAAGATTGATTAGCATTCATTGCTATCGAGGAATGCGTCATCGTTTAGGTCTTCCTGTTCGTGGCCAGCGTACACGCTCTAATGCGCGTACTAGAAAAGGAAAGAGAAAAACAGTAGCGAACAAAAAGAAATAG
- the rpsK gene encoding 30S ribosomal protein S11 translates to MVKKPTIVKNKKKTHRNVSSGIAHVSATFSNTIISITDLAGNTITASSAGRVGYTGSRKSSAFAANMAAEDAAKRAITISGMKEVEVNLCGPGTGRESAVKGLRGGGLEVTFIRDVTPISHNGCRAPKRRRV, encoded by the coding sequence ATGGTTAAAAAACCAACCATTGTTAAAAATAAAAAAAAGACGCATCGCAATGTTTCATCAGGCATTGCTCATGTTTCAGCAACCTTTAGTAATACAATTATTTCTATCACCGATTTAGCGGGTAATACAATTACTGCTTCTTCTGCTGGTAGAGTTGGATATACAGGTTCTCGTAAATCATCTGCTTTTGCAGCAAATATGGCAGCAGAAGATGCTGCAAAGCGAGCAATTACAATTAGCGGGATGAAAGAAGTGGAAGTAAACCTTTGTGGGCCTGGTACTGGAAGGGAATCTGCTGTAAAAGGATTACGCGGTGGTGGATTAGAAGTTACGTTTATTAGAGATGTAACCCCTATATCTCACAACGGATGCCGTGCACCTAAAAGACGAAGGGTATAA
- a CDS encoding DNA-directed RNA polymerase subunit alpha, with protein MAIKYGKFELPSKIKLDEASRSKTFARFIAEPFERGFGHTVGNALRRIMLSSLEAPAIVSVRIEDVPHEYMAIDGVIEDMTTIVLNFKSALLRKLPIDDELESRELKQISKMLDVTPEMLEKNNGQYAVTLHDLLEESEFDIFNPELVIFTVTKPMMRKIDLKIAIGRGYVPAERHPIQENVVDEILLDSAFSPVRLVNYFVENTRVGQDTDFDRLILEVNTDGRISPEEALTFATQIGILHFEVFDELNVDILSFDQGEIKLNTDKDALMAKLALKINEIELSVRSSNCLSLACIDTIAELVVMPEPELLRFRNFGKKSLNEIKDKLKGMGLWLGMTKEDLGMDLHKDNVKEVVQEYLSKKVGHQT; from the coding sequence ATGGCCATTAAATATGGCAAGTTTGAGTTGCCGTCAAAGATTAAGCTTGATGAAGCGAGCCGTTCTAAGACATTTGCTCGTTTTATTGCAGAGCCGTTTGAGAGAGGTTTTGGACACACTGTTGGGAATGCTTTGCGCAGAATCATGCTCAGCTCCTTAGAAGCTCCTGCTATTGTTTCTGTGCGTATCGAAGATGTCCCCCATGAGTATATGGCGATTGATGGCGTAATAGAAGATATGACAACAATTGTGTTAAATTTTAAAAGTGCTCTTTTACGCAAATTACCAATAGATGATGAGCTAGAGTCTCGTGAATTAAAGCAGATTTCTAAAATGCTGGATGTTACGCCAGAAATGCTTGAAAAAAACAATGGTCAATATGCAGTAACTCTACACGATTTGTTAGAAGAGTCTGAGTTTGACATATTCAATCCAGAGTTGGTGATTTTTACAGTCACTAAACCAATGATGCGTAAAATTGATTTAAAAATAGCAATTGGTCGTGGATATGTACCTGCTGAAAGGCATCCGATACAAGAAAACGTAGTGGATGAAATTTTATTGGATTCCGCTTTTTCTCCTGTAAGATTGGTAAATTACTTTGTGGAAAATACACGCGTAGGTCAAGATACAGATTTTGATCGTTTAATTTTGGAAGTGAATACAGATGGGCGTATTTCTCCTGAAGAAGCACTCACTTTTGCAACGCAAATTGGGATTTTACATTTTGAAGTTTTTGATGAATTAAATGTAGACATCTTAAGTTTTGATCAGGGAGAAATTAAACTCAATACGGATAAAGATGCTCTGATGGCTAAGCTTGCATTAAAAATTAATGAAATTGAGCTTTCTGTACGTTCAAGTAATTGTCTTTCTTTAGCTTGTATTGATACAATTGCAGAGCTGGTTGTCATGCCAGAACCTGAGCTTTTGAGATTTAGAAATTTTGGAAAGAAATCTCTAAATGAAATTAAAGATAAACTAAAAGGAATGGGTCTTTGGCTAGGAATGACTAAAGAAGACCTTGGGATGGATCTTCATAAGGATAACGTCAAAGAAGTTGTACAGGAATACTTAAGTAAAAAGGTAGGTCATCAAACATGA
- the rplQ gene encoding 50S ribosomal protein L17, which translates to MRHRKHTFKIGRTASHRRCMIANMVKSLIVHGRIKTTERKASELKRHADHVVTLAKSNALANKRKIVGDLMIRYNSLTTKEARAAKAGDTSSYNIDRRVMGKLDELAKRFANRNGGFTRVLKEGYRVGDGASLCYIEYLSE; encoded by the coding sequence ATGAGACATCGCAAACACACCTTTAAAATAGGGCGAACTGCAAGCCATCGCCGCTGTATGATTGCTAATATGGTTAAGTCTTTAATTGTACATGGTCGAATTAAAACAACAGAGCGCAAAGCTTCCGAGCTTAAAAGACATGCAGACCACGTTGTAACTTTAGCTAAATCAAATGCTTTGGCTAATAAGCGCAAGATAGTTGGGGATTTAATGATTCGTTATAACTCATTAACCACAAAGGAAGCAAGAGCTGCTAAAGCAGGAGATACTTCTTCTTATAACATAGATCGTAGAGTAATGGGCAAGCTTGATGAGCTTGCAAAAAGATTTGCTAATCGAAATGGCGGATTTACACGCGTTCTAAAAGAAGGATATCGTGTAGGTGATGGAGCTTCTCTCTGTTATATTGAGTACCTTTCCGAATAA
- the gap gene encoding type I glyceraldehyde-3-phosphate dehydrogenase: MSIRVGINGFGRIGRLMLRIISEKCPDIDVVAINDLVPPEDLAYLLKYDSVHHTFPHCVTADDKHINVNKKKILALSEREPEKLPWKDLKVDYVIESTGYFTDLESANKHRKAGAKRVIISAPAKGEVPTFVMGVNQENYNPQKDFIVSNASCTTNCLAPLTKILLDHFGIEEGLMTTVHAMTATQHTVDSPSRKDRRGGRAASINIIPSSTGAAKAVALCLPEVKGKLTGMALRVPVIDVSVVDLTVRLTKATSYEEICAVIQKEARGPMKGIVTYCDEDVVSSDFIGHPSSCIFDRHAGIKLNSHFYKLIAWYDNEMGYSHRVVDLLRYMVSKETLS; encoded by the coding sequence ATGTCAATTCGAGTTGGTATTAATGGGTTTGGAAGAATTGGTCGTCTTATGCTAAGGATTATCAGTGAAAAGTGTCCAGATATCGACGTTGTTGCAATCAACGATCTTGTCCCACCCGAAGATCTAGCTTACTTATTAAAGTATGATTCTGTGCACCACACATTTCCTCACTGTGTTACAGCAGACGATAAGCATATAAACGTAAATAAAAAAAAGATTTTAGCTCTCTCTGAGAGAGAGCCTGAAAAACTTCCCTGGAAAGATTTAAAAGTAGATTATGTGATTGAATCAACAGGTTACTTTACCGATTTAGAGTCAGCGAATAAACATAGAAAGGCTGGCGCTAAAAGAGTTATTATTTCTGCTCCTGCAAAAGGAGAAGTTCCTACTTTTGTAATGGGGGTTAATCAAGAAAATTATAATCCACAGAAGGATTTTATTGTTTCTAATGCCTCTTGTACAACGAACTGTTTAGCACCTTTAACAAAAATACTACTCGATCATTTTGGGATAGAAGAAGGTTTGATGACCACTGTACATGCTATGACAGCTACACAGCATACAGTAGATAGCCCTTCTAGAAAAGATCGACGAGGGGGACGAGCTGCAAGTATAAACATTATTCCTTCATCTACGGGTGCAGCAAAAGCAGTAGCGCTTTGTTTGCCTGAAGTAAAAGGCAAATTAACAGGTATGGCATTACGCGTTCCTGTAATTGATGTTTCTGTTGTCGATCTTACAGTAAGGCTTACCAAAGCTACATCATATGAAGAAATCTGTGCTGTTATTCAAAAAGAAGCAAGAGGACCTATGAAGGGCATTGTCACCTATTGTGATGAAGATGTTGTTTCTTCTGACTTTATTGGTCATCCCTCTTCTTGTATTTTTGATAGACATGCGGGAATAAAATTAAATTCTCATTTTTATAAATTAATTGCTTGGTATGATAATGAAATGGGATACTCACATCGAGTCGTAGATTTGCTGCGATATATGGTATCCAAAGAAACCTTAAGCTAA
- a CDS encoding IS630 family transposase, whose translation MKKLIPSQRADLEHKLKHPKDYSERNRLCVILGYDEGISTKNLAKTLRISPITVQKYLREYDSENKTGSSPRGGSKSKLSQDQKESLLKHLHEKTYLKVKGIIAYVHEQYGIKYSRSGMTDWLIQHGFVYKRPKKIPGKLDPEKQRIFIEQYRALKETLNPDEEIYFIDAVHPEHQSQAVCGWIKKGVQKTLQTSGKQLRLHFAGALCLTGMKIFTEEYKTVDADAMLDFFKKLEKQTEARIIHVILDNARSNKNKKLEEFLMSSRIKVHYLPPYSPNLNPIERLWKILKEKKVYNRYYETSVTFFQAIRGFFLEEIPKITDILKCRINDKFQVVDLNPIKLAV comes from the coding sequence ATGAAAAAACTGATCCCTAGCCAGAGAGCTGACTTAGAACACAAGTTAAAGCATCCAAAAGACTATTCTGAACGGAATAGGCTTTGTGTAATTTTGGGCTATGATGAGGGTATCTCAACAAAAAATCTTGCTAAAACACTCCGGATAAGCCCTATCACTGTTCAGAAATACCTCAGAGAATATGATTCCGAAAATAAAACTGGAAGTAGCCCTCGAGGCGGTAGCAAATCAAAACTTTCACAAGACCAAAAAGAGTCTCTACTAAAACACCTACATGAAAAGACCTATCTTAAAGTCAAAGGGATCATAGCTTATGTGCATGAGCAATATGGGATAAAATATTCCCGAAGTGGCATGACAGATTGGCTCATACAGCACGGATTTGTTTATAAACGTCCTAAAAAGATTCCTGGGAAATTAGATCCTGAAAAACAACGAATTTTCATAGAACAATATAGGGCTTTAAAGGAGACCTTAAACCCTGATGAAGAGATCTATTTCATAGATGCTGTGCATCCTGAACATCAGTCCCAAGCCGTATGTGGATGGATCAAAAAAGGCGTTCAAAAGACTTTGCAGACATCCGGGAAACAATTGCGATTGCATTTTGCTGGAGCTCTTTGCCTGACAGGAATGAAGATTTTTACAGAGGAATATAAGACAGTTGATGCCGATGCAATGCTCGATTTTTTCAAGAAGCTAGAAAAACAGACAGAGGCTCGAATTATTCATGTAATTTTGGATAATGCAAGATCAAACAAAAATAAGAAACTAGAAGAGTTTCTGATGTCTTCTAGGATTAAAGTGCACTATCTCCCTCCTTATTCGCCGAATTTGAATCCTATTGAACGCTTGTGGAAGATCTTAAAGGAAAAGAAGGTATACAATCGATATTACGAAACGTCGGTGACTTTTTTTCAGGCAATTAGAGGATTCTTCTTAGAAGAGATACCGAAAATAACAGATATTTTGAAATGTAGGATAAACGACAAGTTTCAAGTCGTTGACTTAAATCCCATTAAGCTAGCCGTTTGA
- a CDS encoding SDR family oxidoreductase — MAKVFITGSTGFVGKRLIHTLLDQGHEVYALCRIKGVSVFSENRPNLHYIWGDLKNPDTLSQLPTAIDVAYYLVHSMTDIMSNLITVELEVANQFVKGIKETHVQQIIYLGGIINDEKKLSPHLKSRLLVEEVLRRSAIPTTILRASIIIGSGSASFEIIRDLTEKLPFMIAPKWVNTLCQPIAIRDILFYLTQVMLKEDCYHKIFDIGGPDVLRFKDLILEYAKFRKLKRQVINVPVLSPRLSSYWLVFITSVRFSLCSYLVESMRISSICQKNEIHQILPHHCLNFQEALELVFKKITQNEVLSTWMDAWEPNSSNLNIETYVQVPIEGCLINKQIVPLHNSKNTVIERIWCIGGNTNWYALNWCWKIRGLMDRLIGGVGLNRGRRHPSEIQVGDAIDFWRVLRADKKNANLILYAGMKLPGEAWLQFKIENKENKDFLIQTATFRPKGVLGRVYWYALAPFHFFIFRKMAKKISG; from the coding sequence ATGGCTAAAGTCTTTATCACTGGTTCTACTGGATTTGTAGGAAAACGTTTGATCCATACTCTTTTAGACCAAGGACATGAGGTATATGCCTTATGTCGCATTAAAGGCGTATCTGTTTTTTCCGAAAATCGACCAAATCTGCATTATATATGGGGGGATCTAAAAAACCCTGATACATTATCTCAACTGCCTACAGCTATTGATGTAGCTTATTATCTCGTGCATTCTATGACAGATATTATGAGTAACTTGATAACTGTTGAGCTAGAAGTAGCTAATCAATTTGTTAAAGGAATAAAAGAAACTCATGTCCAACAAATCATCTACTTAGGAGGGATCATAAATGATGAAAAGAAATTATCCCCTCATCTAAAATCGCGTTTACTAGTTGAAGAAGTTCTCAGAAGAAGCGCAATTCCCACTACTATCTTACGAGCGAGCATTATCATTGGAAGTGGCAGTGCATCTTTTGAAATTATCCGCGATTTAACCGAAAAACTTCCCTTTATGATTGCCCCTAAGTGGGTCAATACCCTCTGTCAACCAATCGCTATTCGGGATATCTTATTCTACCTCACACAAGTGATGCTAAAAGAAGATTGCTATCACAAAATCTTTGATATTGGAGGTCCTGATGTTTTACGGTTTAAAGACTTGATTCTAGAATATGCAAAGTTTAGGAAACTAAAAAGACAGGTAATTAATGTTCCTGTTCTCTCCCCTCGTTTATCTAGTTACTGGCTTGTATTTATTACTTCCGTACGGTTTTCTTTATGCTCTTACTTAGTAGAAAGCATGAGAATTAGCTCTATTTGTCAAAAAAACGAAATCCATCAAATCCTCCCCCATCACTGCTTGAACTTTCAAGAAGCACTAGAATTGGTTTTTAAAAAGATTACACAAAATGAAGTGCTCTCTACTTGGATGGATGCCTGGGAACCTAACAGCTCAAATCTTAATATCGAAACATATGTCCAAGTCCCCATAGAAGGATGTCTTATCAATAAACAAATAGTTCCTCTTCACAACTCTAAAAACACCGTAATCGAAAGGATATGGTGTATTGGAGGAAATACAAACTGGTATGCTCTTAACTGGTGCTGGAAAATAAGAGGATTGATGGATCGTCTCATTGGAGGAGTAGGATTAAACCGCGGCAGAAGACACCCCTCAGAAATCCAAGTGGGCGATGCTATTGATTTTTGGCGAGTCTTACGTGCTGATAAAAAAAATGCTAATCTCATTTTATACGCCGGCATGAAACTTCCCGGTGAAGCTTGGCTGCAATTCAAAATAGAAAATAAAGAAAACAAAGATTTCTTAATCCAAACGGCTACCTTTCGACCTAAAGGGGTACTAGGAAGAGTTTATTGGTATGCATTAGCTCCTTTTCACTTTTTTATCTTTAGAAAAATGGCAAAGAAAATTTCTGGTTAA
- a CDS encoding cytochrome d ubiquinol oxidase subunit II has product MMLLVFGFMFRSATMEFRSKKESSLWRRTWDVLFFLASLFISIDLGLILGNLIQGMPLNHTGIILWDQLHFMNPYAFLIACFTLIFFTLHGCLYLLIKTEGDIQKHLVKLIYPLVITFLTLWLVTTLATYEYFPFMMDRIFKHPSLVIFVIISLFGIFSIPYQLYKERFGWAFIGSCIAILSLMLLYAIGTYPDLIISSKDPKNLSLSIFNSSSSPITLSVIFIVALAGAPLSIFYVSYVYKVFKGKVKLDPTSY; this is encoded by the coding sequence ATGATGCTTTTGGTCTTTGGTTTTATGTTTAGGTCAGCTACTATGGAATTTCGTAGTAAAAAAGAATCCTCTCTCTGGCGTAGAACTTGGGATGTATTATTTTTTTTAGCTAGCTTATTCATCTCCATAGATCTTGGTTTAATTTTAGGTAATTTAATCCAAGGCATGCCACTCAATCACACAGGCATCATTTTATGGGATCAACTACACTTCATGAACCCTTACGCATTTTTAATAGCGTGTTTTACATTGATCTTTTTTACGCTTCACGGATGTTTATATCTCTTGATCAAAACAGAGGGTGATATCCAAAAACATTTAGTAAAATTAATTTACCCACTCGTGATTACCTTTCTAACTCTTTGGCTGGTGACAACGTTAGCAACGTATGAATATTTTCCTTTTATGATGGATAGGATTTTTAAACATCCAAGTCTTGTTATTTTTGTAATCATTAGTTTATTTGGCATTTTTTCCATCCCTTATCAATTATATAAAGAACGCTTTGGTTGGGCTTTTATTGGGTCTTGTATTGCTATTTTAAGTTTAATGTTGCTTTACGCAATAGGAACTTATCCCGATTTAATCATCTCCAGCAAAGATCCTAAGAATTTAAGCCTATCCATTTTTAATAGTTCTTCTTCGCCTATTACTTTATCGGTGATTTTTATTGTTGCCTTAGCAGGCGCTCCCCTATCCATCTTTTATGTCAGCTACGTGTATAAGGTTTTTAAAGGCAAAGTAAAACTCGATCCAACAAGTTATTGA
- a CDS encoding IS630 family transposase, which translates to MKKLIPSQRADLEHKLKHPKDYSERNRLCVILGYDEGISTKNLAKTLRISPITVQKYLREYDSENKTGSSPRGGSKSKLSQDQKESLLKHLQEKTYLKVKGIIAYVHEQYGIKYSRSGMTDWLIQHGFVYKRPKKIPGKLDPEKQRIFIEQYRALKETLNPDEEIYFIDAVHPEHQSQAVCGWIKKGVQKTLQTSGKQLRLHFAGALCLTGMKIFTEEYKTVDADAMLDFFKKLEKQTEARIIHVILDNARSNKNKKLEEFLMSSRIKVHYLPPYSPNLNPIERLWKILKEKKVYNRYYETSVTFFQAIRGFFLEEIPKITDILKCRINDKFQVVDLNPIKLAV; encoded by the coding sequence ATGAAAAAACTGATCCCTAGCCAGAGAGCTGACTTAGAACACAAGTTAAAGCATCCAAAAGACTATTCTGAACGGAATAGGCTTTGTGTAATTTTGGGCTATGATGAGGGTATCTCAACAAAAAATCTTGCTAAAACACTCCGGATAAGCCCTATCACTGTTCAGAAATACCTCAGAGAATATGATTCCGAAAATAAAACTGGAAGTAGCCCTCGAGGCGGTAGCAAATCAAAACTTTCACAAGACCAAAAAGAGTCTCTACTAAAACACCTACAGGAAAAGACCTATCTTAAAGTCAAAGGGATCATAGCTTATGTGCATGAGCAATATGGGATAAAATATTCCCGAAGTGGCATGACAGATTGGCTCATACAGCACGGATTTGTTTATAAACGTCCTAAAAAGATTCCTGGGAAATTAGATCCTGAAAAACAACGAATTTTCATAGAACAATATAGGGCTTTAAAGGAGACCTTAAACCCTGATGAAGAGATCTATTTCATAGATGCTGTGCATCCTGAACATCAGTCCCAAGCCGTATGTGGATGGATCAAAAAAGGCGTTCAAAAGACTTTGCAGACATCCGGGAAACAATTGCGATTGCATTTTGCTGGAGCTCTTTGCCTGACAGGAATGAAGATTTTTACAGAGGAATATAAGACAGTTGATGCCGATGCAATGCTCGATTTTTTCAAGAAGCTAGAAAAACAGACAGAGGCTCGAATTATTCATGTAATTTTGGATAATGCAAGATCAAACAAAAATAAGAAACTAGAAGAGTTTCTGATGTCTTCTAGGATTAAAGTGCACTATCTCCCTCCTTATTCGCCGAATTTGAATCCTATTGAACGCTTGTGGAAGATCTTAAAGGAAAAGAAGGTATACAATCGATATTACGAAACGTCGGTGACTTTTTTTCAGGCAATTAGAGGATTCTTCTTAGAAGAGATACCGAAAATAACAGATATTTTGAAATGTAGGATAAACGACAAGTTTCAAGTCGTTGACTTAAATCCCATTAAGCTAGCCGTTTGA
- a CDS encoding cytochrome d ubiquinol oxidase subunit II: MSMFILQHIALFIFLFSAIAYATLDGFDLGFGCLHLFARKDEERRFFLNAIGPVWDGNSVWIVISTGILLAGFPKVFASLLSGLYIVVPIQSYRKIFCFVLSY; this comes from the coding sequence ATGAGCATGTTCATTTTGCAACATATTGCCCTCTTTATTTTTCTCTTCTCTGCTATTGCTTATGCAACATTGGATGGGTTCGATCTAGGATTTGGCTGTTTACATCTTTTTGCTAGAAAAGATGAAGAGCGCAGGTTTTTTTTAAATGCTATAGGTCCGGTATGGGATGGAAATTCTGTTTGGATTGTGATTTCAACAGGAATCCTCTTAGCAGGGTTTCCTAAGGTATTTGCTAGCTTGCTCTCTGGCTTATATATAGTGGTTCCGATTCAATCGTATAGAAAAATATTTTGTTTTGTGTTAAGCTATTGA